In a single window of the Acetivibrio clariflavus DSM 19732 genome:
- a CDS encoding anti-sigma factor domain-containing protein, with translation MKIKKFLSTKNFIANNCKKIANKQLLNFFGKKTTIQNDYQNEYIDTIMKIKQGDMQAKKDFIDKHKGFILEAISHSLGRSAIPKNSPEFDVGLDAFDYSIDLFNPEKENDFLSFSEQIIREWILEYVKQENLNNSLRQIDEEKYYLYCNHESTKDIAQFKRSLWEYGIKLSDLPNLTPDEKQNIGVCVRIAKQLAIDDRLFQKVTGNKTLSIEDINDGIKLERRLFNKYKKYIIALTLIIKNNLRLLCSYLRNVNLRNDLSENIGVILEVKNNQAILFTLKGEFLTVKLSTPNKVGEQIKFGSYRIQRKNKYSNYIIAAWAFTTVLICIIIYNGFKLIINNRTPAFSYNTVESPLPSQTIEPKRTSSNIVVENAQQQGTASAPASISTPKNTSSLLVSEPLTTELPATNRVVNTAPATPTSSPKQIAAATPAQSIAVTPSQTDNAVTPSQTTNVLPTSTTVTKATGKPGEARISVHPPKVKVGEKYEVHFYMKGGNNGTTLILYQNEVEYKRFELVDRTPRDQARILSFDATKPGKYNYRWELINEFGTTSSNTVTVTVVE, from the coding sequence ATGAAAATAAAAAAGTTTTTAAGCACAAAGAATTTTATTGCAAATAACTGCAAAAAAATTGCTAATAAGCAGCTTTTAAATTTCTTTGGCAAAAAAACGACTATACAGAACGACTATCAGAATGAGTATATTGACACCATTATGAAGATAAAACAGGGCGATATGCAAGCAAAAAAGGATTTTATCGATAAGCATAAGGGATTTATCTTAGAAGCAATATCTCATTCCTTAGGAAGGTCAGCCATTCCTAAAAACAGTCCTGAATTTGACGTTGGATTGGATGCCTTCGATTATTCCATTGACCTGTTTAATCCTGAAAAAGAGAATGATTTTCTATCCTTTTCTGAACAAATCATCAGAGAATGGATATTAGAGTACGTAAAACAAGAAAACTTAAACAATTCACTCCGGCAAATCGATGAAGAAAAGTATTACCTTTATTGCAATCATGAATCTACAAAAGATATAGCACAGTTTAAAAGAAGTCTCTGGGAGTACGGAATAAAACTTAGCGATTTACCCAATTTAACTCCCGATGAAAAGCAAAACATAGGTGTATGCGTCAGAATTGCGAAGCAACTGGCTATTGACGACAGGCTGTTTCAAAAGGTTACCGGAAACAAAACTCTATCCATTGAGGATATTAATGACGGAATAAAGCTGGAAAGACGGCTCTTTAACAAATACAAAAAGTATATTATCGCACTTACATTGATAATAAAAAACAACCTTCGTCTGCTGTGCAGCTATTTAAGAAATGTTAATCTAAGAAATGACCTCAGTGAGAATATTGGAGTAATACTTGAAGTAAAAAATAATCAGGCTATTTTATTTACTCTTAAAGGTGAATTTTTGACTGTTAAGCTCAGCACACCCAATAAAGTAGGAGAACAGATCAAGTTTGGCAGTTATAGAATCCAAAGAAAAAACAAATACTCAAATTACATTATAGCTGCCTGGGCTTTTACCACTGTATTGATTTGCATTATAATATACAATGGCTTTAAGCTGATTATAAATAATCGTACACCGGCGTTTTCATACAATACCGTTGAATCTCCGCTGCCGAGTCAAACCATTGAACCCAAACGTACAAGCAGCAATATTGTCGTTGAGAATGCCCAACAGCAGGGAACCGCTTCGGCACCTGCTTCAATCAGTACGCCGAAGAACACCTCTTCTCTGCTTGTAAGCGAGCCTTTAACAACCGAACTTCCGGCTACCAATCGTGTTGTAAACACTGCACCGGCAACCCCAACTTCATCTCCGAAGCAGATTGCTGCTGCAACACCTGCTCAAAGTATTGCCGTAACTCCTTCTCAAACCGACAATGCTGTTACACCATCTCAAACCACCAATGTCCTGCCCACTTCCACCACCGTAACAAAAGCTACAGGCAAACCCGGAGAAGCACGAATCAGTGTACATCCTCCGAAGGTTAAAGTGGGTGAAAAATATGAAGTGCATTTTTATATGAAGGGCGGAAATAACGGTACAACTTTAATTTTATATCAAAATGAAGTTGAGTATAAAAGATTTGAACTGGTGGACAGAACACCTCGTGATCAGGCAAGAATCTTATCCTTTGATGCCACAAAACCGGGAAAATACAATTACCGGTGGGAACTGATAAATGAATTCGGAACCACAAGCAGTAACACGGTTACCGTTACGGTTGTCGAATAA
- the spoIIIAE gene encoding stage III sporulation protein AE yields the protein MCRGNKRTFIYGFSKLICLFMFLTVFCVAFPGRIYAEETGMEQEIIEQQMDTDEVKSVGENLKKTMNEEFYEIMPGYNPEKLIKDLTKGEFKFDFASIFKRILLYLFKEVYVNIDLLIKLIVLAIICAVLNNLQSSFMSKSVGELAFYVCYIVLVSVLLISFNSALKSGIQIIDAMVNFMYTSIPVLITLLISGGNITSGGVLHPVLIAIVQFTAAIIKNVFVPLIVLSTVISIVNNISDKIQVARLASLLKNITSWSLGFILTIFVAVVSLQGSLGAVVDGVTSKTAKFAIGVFVPVAGKYLADAADTVIGCTLLIKNAVGVAIMIGIVSVSLIPMLKMLAIIGVYRLACVFLEPVAENRIIKCIGEVAGSITYIFGIVASVSFMFLLTVATLVTAGNLSSMMR from the coding sequence ATGTGTAGAGGAAACAAAAGAACTTTCATTTATGGCTTTTCAAAATTAATATGTCTGTTTATGTTCCTAACGGTATTCTGTGTTGCTTTTCCCGGTCGAATATACGCTGAAGAAACCGGTATGGAACAAGAGATAATTGAGCAGCAGATGGATACCGATGAAGTAAAATCGGTTGGAGAAAACCTCAAAAAAACAATGAATGAAGAGTTCTATGAAATAATGCCCGGTTACAACCCGGAAAAACTGATAAAGGATTTGACTAAGGGAGAATTCAAATTTGACTTTGCAAGTATATTTAAAAGAATTTTGTTGTATTTGTTTAAAGAAGTGTATGTAAACATTGACCTGTTAATTAAATTAATAGTATTGGCAATTATCTGTGCAGTTCTTAACAACCTCCAGTCATCCTTTATGAGTAAAAGTGTGGGAGAACTTGCCTTCTATGTATGTTATATAGTTCTGGTTTCAGTATTGTTAATAAGTTTTAACAGTGCTCTCAAATCGGGTATTCAAATAATTGATGCAATGGTAAACTTTATGTATACTTCAATACCTGTGCTTATAACTTTGCTGATATCCGGAGGAAATATCACATCGGGCGGAGTTTTACATCCTGTATTGATAGCCATTGTACAGTTTACCGCTGCCATAATCAAAAACGTTTTCGTACCGCTTATCGTACTTTCTACGGTTATATCCATCGTAAACAATATATCGGATAAAATTCAGGTTGCAAGGCTTGCTTCTTTGCTAAAAAATATCACGTCCTGGTCTTTGGGGTTTATACTGACTATATTTGTCGCAGTTGTATCTCTTCAAGGCTCTTTAGGTGCTGTGGTGGATGGTGTGACAAGCAAGACGGCCAAATTTGCAATAGGTGTATTTGTACCCGTGGCGGGAAAATATCTTGCCGATGCAGCCGACACTGTTATAGGATGTACCCTGCTTATAAAAAACGCCGTTGGGGTTGCAATTATGATTGGCATAGTATCGGTAAGCCTTATACCCATGCTAAAAATGTTAGCAATCATAGGTGTGTACCGGTTGGCCTGCGTCTTTTTAGAACCGGTGGCCGAAAACAGGATTATAAAATGCATTGGGGAAGTAGCCGGCTCCATAACTTATATTTTTGGAATAGTGGCTTCGGTATCCTTTATGTTCCTTTTAACGGTTGCTACATTAGTAACTGCGGGCAATTTAAGCTCTATGATGAGGTGA
- the spoIIIAD gene encoding stage III sporulation protein AD — MDIVQVIGLAIVATVIIAVIKAQRPEIAIQISIAAGIIVFTMILGKISAVIELLNSFAERININTVYISTLLKIVGIAYIAEFGAEVCKDAGESAIASKVELAGKVVIIVLAVPILTSLMDLIVRIIAN, encoded by the coding sequence GTGGATATAGTTCAGGTAATTGGATTGGCAATTGTGGCAACTGTAATAATAGCTGTTATTAAAGCACAACGGCCAGAGATTGCAATACAGATAAGTATTGCGGCAGGAATAATTGTCTTCACAATGATATTGGGCAAGATCTCTGCAGTCATTGAACTTCTTAACAGCTTTGCCGAGAGAATTAATATAAATACAGTATATATTTCAACATTGCTTAAAATTGTGGGAATAGCGTATATTGCAGAATTTGGTGCAGAGGTCTGCAAAGATGCCGGGGAAAGTGCAATTGCATCAAAGGTTGAATTGGCCGGCAAAGTGGTGATTATTGTTTTGGCTGTTCCGATACTGACTTCGTTAATGGACTTGATTGTAAGAATTATCGCTAATTAA
- the spoIIIAA gene encoding stage III sporulation protein AA yields MITNDKQAYRMEEINDFERDILRFISPDLRNAIKRMSAKDLMGTEEIRFRVNKPVMIQNHMGSFFLETSGELKTKPENPVFASQEQIVKTLELISENSIYAFQDEIRNGYITLRGGHRVGITGKAVLDGTGIKNLKDISGLNIRVSREVRGCSSEILKYIVQGENEIYNTLIISPPKCGKTTILRDIARSISDGVAQIGLKGLKVGIVDERSEIAACFKGSPQKQVGVRTDVLDACPKQLGMSMLLRSMSPDVIITDEIGSSGDKEALMQVINAGVKIVTTAHGYSISQLKLRKEVLSMLEEKVFDRLVVLSSKNGPGTLEEVIDGISMKFLYRREKLCC; encoded by the coding sequence ATGATTACCAATGACAAGCAAGCCTATAGAATGGAGGAAATTAATGACTTTGAGAGGGATATATTGCGATTTATATCCCCGGATTTAAGAAATGCCATAAAGAGAATGTCCGCAAAGGATTTGATGGGTACCGAGGAAATAAGATTTAGGGTGAACAAACCGGTAATGATCCAGAACCATATGGGAAGCTTTTTTTTAGAGACTTCCGGTGAACTGAAAACCAAACCTGAAAATCCGGTATTTGCAAGTCAGGAACAGATAGTTAAAACATTGGAACTTATCAGTGAAAATTCCATATACGCCTTTCAGGATGAAATACGGAACGGGTATATAACGCTAAGGGGCGGACATAGAGTTGGAATAACCGGCAAAGCAGTGTTAGATGGGACAGGAATAAAAAATTTAAAGGATATTTCCGGACTTAATATTAGAGTGTCAAGAGAAGTAAGGGGGTGCTCGTCTGAAATTTTAAAGTACATAGTTCAGGGAGAGAACGAGATTTACAATACCCTCATCATATCGCCCCCAAAATGCGGAAAGACTACAATACTTAGAGATATTGCAAGATCTATCAGTGATGGTGTTGCTCAAATAGGGCTAAAGGGTCTGAAAGTGGGAATAGTGGATGAAAGGTCTGAAATTGCTGCATGTTTCAAGGGTTCACCTCAAAAACAAGTGGGAGTTAGAACCGATGTATTGGATGCTTGTCCTAAACAGCTTGGAATGTCAATGCTGTTAAGGTCAATGTCCCCAGATGTAATAATAACTGATGAAATAGGCAGCAGCGGTGACAAGGAAGCATTGATGCAGGTGATTAATGCGGGGGTCAAAATAGTTACAACTGCCCATGGATACAGTATTTCTCAACTAAAACTAAGAAAAGAAGTACTTTCCATGCTTGAAGAAAAGGTGTTTGACAGGCTGGTTGTGCTAAGCAGCAAAAACGGGCCGGGAACCCTTGAAGAAGTTATCGACGGAATCAGCATGAAGTTTTTGTATAGGAGAGAAAAGTTATGCTGCTGA
- a CDS encoding alpha/beta hydrolase → MNEASSKYVDNLAINKLLNEKLKKVNHSPKHSVFVPAEGLFNNQNNILSFSKIKYHNDNAVFRRIEIPSFESSIFYSENNTVYIYNYPAKNAEGNILFVHGLFDDNMMNYNYLFKLLNNYNLNVYFMTMPYHFDRKPKESLFSGEYFLSGDIFRTQNAFKQAVLDIDASMQFISKENSLPILLVGFSMGGCVSLRHYILKKQEQPTFLINPVTDFCEVLWDSPLFVTIGKDLIESGYDMNECKKFFVEMDPSNFIDDSFRSDKIAMVYSCYDQVISEKKYRKFINRAGIKNIYAYHSGHLNILRVPKLAKDIKEFGEKVF, encoded by the coding sequence ATGAATGAAGCAAGTTCTAAGTACGTTGACAATTTGGCTATAAACAAACTTCTGAATGAGAAACTGAAAAAGGTGAATCATTCTCCGAAACATTCAGTTTTTGTACCTGCAGAAGGACTGTTTAATAATCAAAACAATATTTTAAGCTTTTCTAAAATAAAATATCACAATGACAACGCTGTCTTTAGGCGTATTGAAATTCCATCCTTTGAAAGTTCTATATTTTACAGTGAGAACAATACGGTTTATATTTACAATTATCCTGCCAAGAATGCAGAAGGGAATATTTTGTTTGTACATGGATTGTTTGACGACAATATGATGAATTATAACTATTTGTTTAAATTGCTGAACAATTATAATTTAAACGTCTATTTCATGACAATGCCCTATCATTTTGACAGAAAACCTAAGGAAAGTCTGTTCAGCGGAGAATACTTCCTGAGCGGAGATATTTTCAGAACCCAAAATGCTTTTAAACAGGCTGTGTTGGATATTGATGCGTCTATGCAGTTTATAAGCAAGGAAAACTCACTCCCAATTCTTCTGGTAGGGTTTAGCATGGGTGGCTGTGTATCTTTGAGACACTACATATTGAAGAAGCAGGAACAGCCGACTTTCTTAATTAATCCTGTAACAGACTTTTGTGAAGTTTTGTGGGATTCACCGTTGTTTGTTACCATTGGCAAGGATCTGATAGAATCGGGTTATGATATGAATGAGTGTAAAAAATTTTTTGTCGAAATGGATCCCAGTAATTTCATTGATGACAGTTTTAGAAGTGATAAAATAGCAATGGTGTATTCGTGCTATGACCAGGTAATTAGTGAGAAAAAATATAGAAAATTTATTAACCGGGCGGGTATAAAGAATATTTACGCCTATCACTCGGGACATCTGAATATTTTGCGTGTGCCCAAACTGGCCAAAGATATAAAGGAATTTGGAGAAAAAGTATTTTAG
- the spoIIIAC gene encoding stage III sporulation protein AC yields MNIELIFKIAAIGILVSVLNALLNKSGRDEQAMMTTLAGLIVVLMMIVKEIVNLFDTVKTLFHF; encoded by the coding sequence ATGAACATAGAACTAATTTTTAAAATTGCTGCCATAGGAATATTGGTTTCGGTATTAAACGCTTTGCTTAATAAATCGGGAAGAGACGAGCAGGCAATGATGACAACCCTTGCAGGTCTGATAGTGGTACTTATGATGATAGTAAAGGAAATAGTAAATCTGTTTGATACCGTAAAGACTTTGTTTCATTTCTAA
- the spoIIIAB gene encoding stage III sporulation protein SpoIIIAB, giving the protein MLLKIVGSLIVFVSCTLLGYSHAQTYAQRPQELKTLQMLLQIFENEISFLSNVLQEAFQKVSSCTDSSVAVFFEAAVENLKEGLCADEAWTKAVKENISGTSLNSEDEAIIISFGKMLGSSDLEGQIKNIRLTVNQLKIQEQKAEELRSKNEKMFKSLGVLCGLAIIILLF; this is encoded by the coding sequence ATGCTGCTGAAAATTGTAGGCAGTTTGATTGTGTTTGTGTCCTGCACGCTTTTGGGATATTCCCATGCACAAACCTATGCCCAAAGACCGCAAGAGCTGAAGACTCTTCAAATGCTGCTTCAGATATTTGAAAACGAAATAAGTTTTTTGTCCAATGTGCTCCAGGAGGCTTTTCAAAAAGTCAGCAGTTGTACAGACAGCAGCGTGGCAGTTTTTTTTGAAGCAGCGGTGGAAAATCTGAAAGAGGGATTGTGTGCCGATGAAGCATGGACAAAGGCTGTGAAAGAAAATATTTCCGGGACAAGTTTAAATTCTGAGGACGAAGCTATAATTATTTCCTTTGGCAAGATGCTCGGAAGCTCTGATTTGGAAGGACAGATAAAGAATATACGTCTTACCGTAAATCAGTTAAAAATTCAGGAGCAAAAAGCGGAGGAACTCAGAAGCAAGAATGAGAAGATGTTTAAGAGTCTCGGAGTGTTATGCGGTCTGGCAATAATCATTTTATTGTTCTAA
- a CDS encoding diguanylate cyclase has translation MLKKYHKLIKEHFESRTQLVELAICYIVFIITFLIKNRCSLEQKSMISQIQGFIAMYMAFRFSIVGMFLYYIIFLIDGGLLLHNFIFNRDLSYNYPLSFLFFSLTLFWVTIVGVISYRQERYRKETQRLAITDELTEVYNKRYFYITLESELKNSSSANSLGLILIDVDNFTMYNDLYGHNCGDRILKGTAAILKNVVGEKEMLFRFEEDGFAILAKDRDIKSLEEYAKYIHDTYEKLKEKYYDENLAKKLTISIGMSIYPRISSNMEDLISHANAALYQAKNMGEDKVNLYQDIMMLIHKNVKSDQQMIGMLKGLLSTINAKDKYTFGHCERVSSYAVMVGEAMGLDKQELQTLLHAGLLHDIGKIELPKSVLNKTACLSEEEIKTVNEHPILSAHILEPLSNTGNLIDYVIHHHERYDGKGYPDGLKGEEISIGARILCVVDCFDAMVSERPYRRSMTIEEAIIELKRCAGTQFDPKIVQIFIDALRNKMSVKYDYKIGV, from the coding sequence TTGTTAAAAAAATATCATAAATTAATAAAAGAACATTTTGAATCAAGAACACAATTGGTTGAATTGGCCATTTGCTATATAGTGTTTATAATAACCTTTTTAATAAAAAACCGATGCTCATTGGAACAAAAGTCCATGATATCTCAAATTCAGGGCTTTATTGCCATGTATATGGCATTTCGTTTCAGTATAGTAGGAATGTTTTTGTATTATATTATTTTTTTAATTGACGGCGGTTTGCTGCTGCACAATTTTATATTTAATCGCGATCTGTCTTACAATTATCCCTTGAGTTTTTTATTCTTTTCCCTTACATTATTTTGGGTTACCATAGTAGGAGTTATTTCCTACAGGCAGGAGAGATACAGAAAAGAGACTCAAAGGCTTGCAATTACCGATGAGCTGACCGAGGTTTATAATAAAAGATACTTTTACATTACCCTTGAAAGTGAATTGAAGAATTCTTCATCGGCCAATTCCCTTGGATTGATACTTATAGATGTAGATAATTTTACAATGTATAATGATTTGTACGGACACAATTGCGGTGACAGAATACTGAAAGGTACTGCGGCCATACTGAAAAACGTTGTCGGCGAAAAGGAAATGCTGTTTAGGTTTGAGGAAGACGGCTTTGCCATACTGGCAAAGGACAGGGATATTAAGTCTTTGGAAGAGTATGCAAAATACATTCATGATACATATGAGAAGTTAAAGGAAAAGTATTATGATGAAAACCTTGCGAAGAAGTTGACAATATCCATAGGCATGTCCATATACCCCAGAATTTCATCCAACATGGAGGATTTGATTTCCCATGCCAATGCAGCACTTTACCAGGCAAAAAACATGGGTGAGGATAAAGTTAATTTGTATCAGGATATTATGATGCTGATACATAAGAATGTAAAATCGGATCAACAGATGATAGGAATGCTGAAAGGTCTATTGAGCACTATTAATGCAAAGGACAAATATACTTTTGGCCATTGTGAGAGGGTCTCTTCCTATGCAGTAATGGTGGGGGAAGCAATGGGACTGGATAAACAGGAGTTACAGACACTTCTGCATGCAGGGTTGCTGCACGATATTGGAAAGATTGAGCTGCCTAAATCTGTACTTAACAAAACCGCATGTTTGTCGGAGGAAGAAATCAAAACGGTTAATGAGCATCCTATACTCAGTGCACATATACTTGAGCCGTTATCCAATACCGGCAATCTTATAGATTATGTTATTCATCATCATGAGAGATATGACGGAAAAGGTTATCCTGACGGCTTAAAAGGGGAAGAAATAAGTATTGGGGCACGAATATTGTGCGTAGTTGACTGCTTTGATGCTATGGTTTCTGAAAGACCGTACAGAAGGAGTATGACTATAGAAGAAGCCATTATTGAGCTGAAAAGATGTGCCGGAACCCAGTTTGACCCTAAAATTGTCCAAATTTTTATTGATGCCCTAAGGAACAAAATGTCGGTTAAATATGATTATAAAATTGGAGTTTAA
- a CDS encoding diaminopimelate dehydrogenase — MSKIRVGIVGYGNLGRGVELAIKQNPDTELVAVFTRRRPESINLITKGVPVYSIDSAEEHKDEIDVMILCGGSAKDLPEQGPKFASIFNTVDSFDTHAKIPQYFEAVDTAAKKSGKVSIISVGWDPGMFSILRLYGDCILPEGKGYTFWGKGVSQGHSDAVRRVEGVADAKQYTIPVDSALEAVRKGLNPELTTRQKHIRECFVVAKEGADKAKIESEIKNMPDYFADYDTIVHFISQEELDREHSGMPHGGFVFRTGKTGNNGENSHVVEYSIKLDSNPEFTASILVAYARAAYRLSKEKVSGAKTVFDIPPSYLSPKSSIEIMTEFL; from the coding sequence ATGAGCAAAATAAGAGTAGGAATAGTCGGTTACGGGAATCTCGGCAGAGGTGTTGAACTGGCTATAAAGCAGAATCCCGATACAGAGCTTGTCGCTGTATTTACAAGAAGACGGCCGGAATCCATTAATTTAATTACAAAGGGTGTTCCGGTATATTCTATAGATTCTGCAGAAGAACATAAGGATGAAATTGATGTTATGATTCTCTGCGGCGGCAGTGCAAAAGATTTGCCGGAGCAGGGACCGAAGTTTGCATCAATTTTTAATACAGTGGATAGCTTCGATACCCATGCAAAAATTCCGCAATATTTTGAAGCAGTGGATACCGCTGCAAAAAAATCGGGCAAGGTATCTATAATTTCTGTGGGCTGGGACCCAGGGATGTTTTCAATTCTCCGTTTATACGGTGATTGCATTCTTCCTGAAGGAAAGGGCTATACCTTTTGGGGAAAAGGTGTAAGCCAGGGACATTCTGATGCAGTAAGAAGAGTTGAAGGGGTTGCCGATGCAAAGCAGTACACTATACCGGTAGACTCAGCTTTAGAAGCTGTAAGAAAAGGTTTGAACCCCGAACTTACCACTCGTCAGAAACATATCCGCGAATGCTTTGTTGTTGCAAAAGAAGGTGCCGATAAGGCTAAGATTGAGTCGGAAATAAAGAATATGCCCGATTACTTTGCCGATTATGATACCATAGTGCATTTCATTTCACAGGAGGAACTTGACAGAGAGCACAGCGGAATGCCTCATGGCGGATTTGTGTTCAGAACCGGCAAGACCGGTAATAACGGTGAAAATTCACATGTTGTAGAGTATTCAATAAAGTTAGATTCAAATCCCGAGTTTACTGCAAGTATTCTTGTTGCGTATGCAAGGGCTGCTTACAGGCTTTCTAAAGAGAAGGTTTCCGGTGCTAAAACGGTATTTGATATTCCGCCTTCTTACCTTTCACCAAAGAGCAGTATAGAAATTATGACCGAATTTTTATAA
- the uraA gene encoding uracil permease, with product MENKKIIQVEDKVPMKLMIPLSLQHMFAMFGASVLVPIIFNINPSVVLLMNGIGTLLFILITKGKAPAYLGSSFAFIAPAGLVISKWGYQYALGGFVVVGIAFCIIALIIYKFGVDWIDVVLPAAAMGPVVALIGLELASSAANTAGLLDDQINMKNVIVFLVTLAFAVLGNVLFRKFFAVIPILIAIVAGYATALFTGLITVETVAEALKADLFVIPNFQLPRYSLEAIIMIFPVILVVVSEHIGHQIVTSKIVERDLLKDPGLHRSMFADGLSTALSGLVGAVPTTTYGENIGVMAMTKVYSVRVIGGAALLSIIASVVGPISALIQTIPNPVIGGISFLLYGMIGASGIRVLVDGRVDYGRNRNLILTSVVFVTGLSGIVLKIGQVELKGMVLACIVGMALSILLFIFDKLKITNDLEA from the coding sequence TTGGAAAATAAAAAAATCATTCAGGTGGAAGATAAGGTACCTATGAAACTAATGATACCGTTATCGCTTCAACATATGTTCGCAATGTTCGGCGCATCGGTTCTTGTACCCATTATCTTCAATATCAATCCATCGGTTGTTCTGCTTATGAACGGTATTGGAACGCTGTTGTTTATTTTGATTACAAAAGGCAAAGCACCGGCTTATCTTGGATCCAGCTTTGCTTTTATTGCACCGGCAGGTCTTGTTATCTCGAAATGGGGATATCAGTATGCTCTTGGAGGATTTGTAGTAGTGGGCATTGCATTCTGTATTATAGCTTTAATTATTTACAAATTCGGAGTGGACTGGATTGATGTCGTACTTCCGGCAGCGGCCATGGGGCCAGTTGTTGCATTGATTGGCTTGGAATTGGCAAGTTCGGCTGCCAATACAGCCGGCCTTTTAGATGATCAGATTAATATGAAAAATGTAATAGTATTCCTTGTTACATTAGCTTTTGCCGTATTGGGAAATGTTTTGTTCCGTAAATTCTTTGCCGTAATTCCTATTTTGATTGCCATTGTTGCCGGCTATGCAACAGCACTTTTTACAGGTTTAATCACAGTTGAGACTGTAGCCGAGGCATTAAAGGCAGACTTGTTTGTAATTCCTAATTTTCAGCTGCCGCGCTATAGTCTTGAAGCAATTATTATGATATTTCCGGTAATTCTTGTTGTGGTCTCTGAACATATTGGCCATCAGATTGTAACCAGTAAAATTGTAGAAAGAGACCTTCTGAAAGATCCCGGACTTCATCGTTCCATGTTTGCCGACGGACTGTCGACAGCCCTGTCGGGATTGGTTGGAGCAGTTCCTACAACTACTTATGGAGAGAATATTGGTGTAATGGCGATGACAAAGGTGTATTCCGTAAGGGTCATTGGCGGTGCTGCGTTGCTTTCCATAATCGCTTCTGTTGTGGGACCGATATCAGCTCTTATTCAAACAATACCTAATCCTGTAATTGGGGGAATCTCATTTCTCCTTTACGGTATGATTGGTGCATCGGGTATACGTGTTTTGGTGGACGGTCGGGTTGATTACGGTCGCAATCGAAATTTAATTCTGACCTCCGTTGTTTTTGTTACCGGCCTTTCCGGAATTGTTCTGAAAATAGGCCAGGTAGAACTTAAAGGTATGGTTCTTGCCTGTATTGTCGGTATGGCTCTGTCCATACTACTCTTTATCTTTGATAAACTTAAGATTACAAACGACCTGGAAGCATAA